The following are from one region of the Phormidium sp. PBR-2020 genome:
- a CDS encoding type II secretion system GspH family protein: MVVIVMIGILMAIGAPSWLNFVNNQRVRNVTDAALQTMRRAQSRASTENRTWEASFQMTDNGVQGSAHPVDGGSAAWQLLAPEAGSLVAIAVEESTLTGDCQHGEYCIHFEDRGVIPHDWFVGAENNDSGTLARLAFVATDAGNEPPKRCIVAATILGSLRVDRCE, from the coding sequence TTGGTCGTGATTGTGATGATTGGCATCTTAATGGCGATCGGCGCCCCAAGTTGGCTGAACTTTGTGAACAATCAACGGGTTAGGAATGTCACTGATGCAGCCTTACAAACCATGCGGCGTGCACAGTCGCGCGCTAGTACAGAAAATCGGACTTGGGAGGCGAGTTTTCAAATGACCGATAATGGGGTGCAGGGATCTGCTCATCCGGTTGATGGTGGGTCAGCGGCCTGGCAACTACTTGCACCTGAGGCAGGCAGTTTGGTCGCAATTGCTGTAGAAGAGAGCACACTGACCGGAGACTGTCAACATGGTGAGTATTGTATTCATTTCGAGGATCGCGGCGTGATTCCTCATGATTGGTTTGTCGGTGCTGAGAACAACGATTCCGGCACCTTGGCTCGTCTTGCCTTTGTCGCTACTGATGCAGGCAACGAGCCACCAAAACGCTGCATTGTGGCGGCAACGATCCTTGGCAGTCTGAGAGTTGACCGATGTGAGTAA
- the glpD gene encoding glycerol-3-phosphate dehydrogenase encodes MRNLDHVESQTYDLIIIGGGVNGAAVARDAALRGLKPILLEKSDFASGTSSWSTRLVHGGLRYLEYFEFPLVRESLHERELLLRNAPHLVNPLMLTVPVYGKRSRPYWKIWAGMILYDIFSFDKTLLPHRMLPKQKFKQHFRGLDPENLNGGAQYYDAQASRAERMCLETILDAESAGATSLNYVEVKGLHRQGDRITHLTCEDKLTGKTLEVKGTPDVIVINTSGPWVDRVLKDGQPQPIGGTPKIGGTKGSHIIVNRFPGAPDSALYVEAKTDGRPFFIVPWLGMVLIGTTDLPYKGSLDRVKADDSEIDYLLTETNNIIPSAQLTRESIKFTYSGVRPLPYVDKKSAGSITRKHILFDHRSEGVGNLISLIGGKLTTFRHVGQEIVDLVYKKWKKPAPACPTIHRPLPGAILPNDPLVAELVEQYRDRLSIDTLYHLLDSYGRKAAELLALVDEHPDLAAPITPELPDIRAQIVYGVRSEYAYHMADILRRRTTIAMQSCYGLQTLKVLSQVLQQYCGWSAEDCDRQAREYRQYMEENCIPDYAIGQTRRPEAEAVSA; translated from the coding sequence ATGCGAAATCTGGATCACGTCGAGTCTCAAACTTACGACCTGATTATTATTGGGGGTGGGGTGAATGGAGCTGCGGTGGCTCGGGATGCGGCGTTACGGGGGTTGAAACCGATTCTTCTGGAGAAAAGTGATTTTGCTAGCGGTACGTCGAGCTGGTCAACGCGCTTGGTTCATGGGGGCTTGCGCTATTTGGAATATTTTGAGTTCCCATTGGTGCGGGAGTCGCTCCATGAGCGGGAGTTGTTGCTGAGGAATGCGCCTCATTTGGTGAATCCGTTAATGTTGACGGTTCCAGTGTATGGGAAGCGATCGCGCCCCTATTGGAAAATCTGGGCGGGGATGATTCTTTATGATATTTTTAGTTTTGATAAGACCCTATTGCCCCATCGGATGCTGCCGAAGCAGAAGTTCAAGCAGCATTTTCGGGGCTTAGACCCGGAGAATTTGAATGGGGGGGCGCAGTATTATGATGCTCAGGCCTCGCGGGCGGAACGGATGTGTTTGGAGACGATTCTGGATGCGGAGTCGGCGGGGGCGACGAGTCTAAATTATGTGGAGGTCAAGGGGTTACACCGTCAGGGCGATCGCATTACCCATTTGACTTGTGAGGATAAGTTAACGGGGAAAACTCTGGAGGTGAAGGGAACGCCGGATGTGATAGTGATTAACACCTCGGGCCCCTGGGTTGATCGCGTGTTGAAGGATGGCCAGCCGCAGCCGATTGGCGGGACTCCTAAGATTGGGGGAACGAAGGGATCTCACATTATCGTCAATCGCTTTCCCGGTGCGCCGGACAGTGCCCTCTATGTGGAGGCGAAGACGGATGGGCGACCGTTCTTTATTGTGCCTTGGTTGGGGATGGTTTTGATTGGAACCACGGATTTACCCTATAAGGGCAGTTTGGATCGGGTGAAAGCTGATGATAGCGAGATTGACTATTTGCTGACGGAGACGAATAATATTATTCCCAGCGCCCAGTTGACCCGCGAGAGTATTAAGTTTACCTATTCTGGGGTGCGGCCTCTGCCCTATGTGGATAAGAAGTCCGCCGGGAGTATTACCCGCAAGCATATTCTCTTTGACCACCGCTCGGAAGGGGTAGGTAATCTGATTTCTTTGATTGGTGGGAAGTTAACCACGTTCCGCCATGTGGGCCAGGAGATTGTGGATTTGGTCTATAAGAAGTGGAAGAAACCGGCACCGGCTTGTCCGACGATTCATCGTCCGCTTCCAGGGGCGATTTTGCCTAATGACCCCTTGGTGGCTGAGTTGGTGGAGCAGTATCGCGATCGCCTCTCGATTGATACGCTTTATCATTTGCTCGATAGTTATGGGCGCAAGGCGGCGGAGCTGTTGGCCTTGGTGGATGAGCATCCAGACTTGGCGGCGCCGATTACGCCGGAGTTACCGGATATCCGCGCTCAGATTGTCTATGGGGTGCGATCGGAATATGCCTATCATATGGCGGATATTCTGCGGCGACGCACGACCATTGCCATGCAGAGTTGTTACGGCTTGCAGACGCTGAAGGTGCTGTCTCAGGTGTTGCAGCAGTATTGTGGCTGGTCTGCCGAGGACTGCGATCGCCAGGCCCGGGAGTATCGCCAGTATATGGAGGAGAACTGTATTCCTGACTATGCGATCGGTCAAACCCGTCGACCGGAAGCGGAGGCGGTGTCCGCTTAG
- a CDS encoding type II secretion system GspH family protein produces MMMKHLPPPWKQRLIRPLFRPHTKSPSSDQGLTLIEGLVAILIISAVTTAITPMMFLSVATRVQNRRAEQAVQLAHGQIDQVRVLIDQGLNSEEVIERQLPPLVPDVQSVRDVGPPTGAGNRILSTNSSCPNRLPDLGTLSGYQEAFPVDVSGDCETEFYVQIFRTNEVTAIRPDTGLPVPIVFRMGVRVYYRNARPNFGNLETEEASLIMTTGEGQQTRRPLAALYSVMAQGDTRLSLDRYRCFVDPDLPGCS; encoded by the coding sequence ATGATGATGAAACACCTGCCCCCCCCTTGGAAGCAACGTCTGATAAGACCTCTTTTCAGACCTCACACCAAATCCCCATCCTCGGATCAAGGTTTAACTCTGATTGAGGGCTTGGTGGCGATTTTGATCATCTCTGCTGTCACCACAGCCATCACGCCGATGATGTTTCTCTCGGTTGCTACCCGAGTTCAGAATCGGCGTGCTGAACAGGCGGTTCAACTAGCTCATGGACAAATAGACCAAGTTAGAGTTTTAATTGACCAGGGTTTGAACAGTGAGGAGGTGATCGAACGCCAACTGCCTCCATTGGTTCCAGATGTGCAGAGTGTTCGCGATGTTGGTCCTCCTACGGGAGCAGGTAACCGCATCCTTTCTACCAACTCCAGTTGCCCCAACCGTTTACCAGATTTGGGCACTCTGTCGGGTTATCAAGAAGCATTCCCCGTTGATGTGAGTGGGGACTGTGAAACTGAGTTTTATGTTCAAATCTTTCGGACGAATGAAGTGACGGCGATTCGCCCCGATACAGGTTTGCCAGTACCAATCGTCTTTCGTATGGGGGTTCGGGTGTATTACCGAAATGCCAGACCTAACTTCGGTAACCTAGAAACTGAAGAGGCTTCTCTGATTATGACGACAGGAGAAGGCCAACAGACCAGACGGCCTCTGGCAGCTCTTTATAGCGTCATGGCCCAAGGGGATACTCGACTATCCTTAGATCGCTATCGTTGTTTTGTTGACCCAGATCTTCCTGGCTGCTCCTAA
- the hpsA gene encoding hormogonium polysaccharide biosynthesis protein HpsA, with protein MANPHTWTPIKRWLRNTSKRLYAQFTRLVRRLLHRVAPPRHRRSQRRVAGFVLPTAVMLLLVLSLIVGAILLRTISRTEQVMLSRRDRVIYNAATPAIDRAKAKLEFMFDRDREPRLPSGIPSQDLLLDIMLNQQAYEDGSDPGLDPYTLPDEERVDINSDGNLDNAWIYGEDSNGDGEDDLRIAYSIIWQFPDPMPNRAQAARDLLVSQGPVSSQPTPGCGGNQGQLIEDGWLRDAVSTAILRKNFQINAFVISGGENPAVTTLEVQQEREANRLNKWGAWFRNDLEIFPGPRFKWNGAMHTDGNLMIGHRRRTDQFQAYLVSGPGSCIYQAGPTTSEITIADSDDFTGQIMVGFMPEDISSGGGIFHIQPQADGDHPGNNNDYIETLTPQNDSIATGTPSQVALDPIRLFTEDVSRHRTPEAVSRDENWLSDNNPFQRSEEERIINQRSPRPFIDDFYRADDRYGPRPVYGGDDNLQLIQETRIVGGEEREVGIGVRVGDPIPNSPATAAQQDRLLRLEVDGDENPRELGLDGYWERRAWREGLRIIVGQRLELGNDPFESPTTIDNNSEIPQLVDDDKLTNNREHESLQRRSLRDNLAAVQTTALYHWSEGNGNPDQAPTAALVSTVHPGTAETLRRAAIFDQPRTTFGLSGDYSGLFGNSFGDDDDEKLLDFFTGRGTNGWELDLSRLDLANPVLNRALANLANFAGDPDGAFPPLQENGAIHPDPARTQWGNFSNLRRTLLDEDLGSLADNSNVHTAAITLGALAYNLSYLDGLNYASLDGNQLTALAERLEQLRDGDSSNGEVLFFPNEDLDGFDDYDYLGDISIDEDFYGNASLIVVNDNGKAITRMTPSPEAYIEALQYTEGNDEETEDLQELARLIYLKEQVKRDRLFGFLPSPTDDENYQADSSFEVNGFDDLEFPVDDNDVLELTADVCGENTPLGDCLEVVDINDSTEGEETVTVSFLTGWAIGQEEEYEIDSDGTLTIPLSLGCNVEENDFFGLGDSPEGVSLANRLCGATPKFPSLYYIFPENDSVGIGEQPESENDIPDDWVTSENRGLMDLGADLNNDGAEGDANDEIWYTSEVNDLPNPNAFSSADLASMALKPFPEVVNFVLPHEQDVNDCGNDDNGPNPNCQEFNLVFDGEDYHRVAVKDTAFFMGRDKMNTRALNLDMQLLTDNNQLINGDTWLPGGDDSQVVQRDGGLVYAFREDSIREDAVQRSPGGSCTTAGDIGNGCNTDVISARDPQVNPNNGISPKAVNFIPDPDRRLHGFRVINGRDISRPTQGTVPFGLSFVSDNPAFVQGDFNCHKALGSNNCDTVIEEFTSRLSENPDWGEDQFYTARRNISNRNNNFADPVADSWRYSEFLVDAFGILSENFCDGSVEDAFVVVPTTGNTHLYTNQLTNSLGLLGRGGAVNQNNGRLDRVYGCHHNGSRRFTSYSGFLRPNSNSQLDEVDDNVVWLRENPADLGSPIRIASSGNPQSFLEDFGDMDEGQYDGGYFDRTNRDLLVEAPREQRVNTMMISGITPSRARQSYGGLHNFPRFNEEWRDRNLWISGSFLQLSFSNYATGPYDQDAWEPGDDPLDPEFIGYYGAPERLWGYDVALQLSRVGPVSARQTRIDSPRSEFYREPNADDPYIRNLRCATDSSGEQIDPRVTNCP; from the coding sequence ACAGCGGTGATGCTGTTGCTGGTGTTGTCCCTGATTGTGGGGGCAATTCTGCTGCGGACGATTAGCCGGACGGAACAGGTGATGCTGTCTCGGCGCGATCGAGTCATCTATAACGCTGCTACGCCGGCGATCGATCGGGCTAAAGCCAAGTTGGAGTTCATGTTTGACCGAGATCGGGAACCTCGCCTTCCCTCGGGGATCCCATCTCAGGATTTGCTGTTGGACATTATGCTCAATCAACAGGCTTATGAAGACGGTTCAGATCCAGGTTTAGACCCCTACACGTTACCGGACGAAGAGCGTGTTGATATCAATAGCGATGGCAATCTGGATAATGCTTGGATCTATGGCGAGGACAGCAATGGTGATGGTGAAGACGATTTAAGAATTGCTTATTCCATCATTTGGCAGTTTCCTGATCCTATGCCCAACCGAGCTCAAGCCGCTCGAGACTTGTTGGTGAGTCAAGGCCCTGTGTCAAGTCAACCGACTCCCGGCTGTGGTGGGAATCAAGGTCAATTGATTGAGGATGGATGGTTGCGTGATGCGGTGAGTACGGCCATCCTGCGTAAAAATTTCCAGATTAATGCCTTTGTCATTTCCGGTGGTGAAAATCCGGCAGTGACGACCCTAGAAGTCCAGCAAGAGCGGGAAGCCAACCGTCTCAACAAATGGGGAGCTTGGTTCCGCAATGACTTGGAGATTTTCCCAGGACCGCGTTTCAAATGGAATGGAGCGATGCACACCGATGGAAATTTGATGATTGGTCACCGTCGGCGGACAGATCAATTCCAAGCTTATCTCGTCAGTGGTCCTGGTTCTTGCATTTATCAAGCCGGGCCCACCACCTCAGAAATCACCATCGCCGATAGTGATGATTTCACAGGGCAGATCATGGTTGGCTTCATGCCCGAGGATATCAGCAGTGGTGGAGGAATCTTCCACATTCAACCTCAAGCCGATGGCGATCACCCAGGCAACAACAACGATTATATTGAAACCCTTACCCCTCAAAATGACTCTATTGCCACAGGGACTCCCTCTCAAGTTGCTTTAGACCCTATTCGTTTGTTTACCGAGGATGTTTCCCGTCACCGAACTCCTGAAGCAGTGAGCCGAGATGAGAATTGGTTGAGCGATAATAACCCCTTTCAAAGGTCTGAAGAGGAACGGATTATTAACCAGAGATCGCCTCGTCCCTTCATTGACGACTTTTATCGTGCCGATGACCGCTACGGACCTCGACCCGTTTATGGTGGAGATGATAACCTACAACTGATTCAAGAAACTCGAATCGTGGGTGGCGAAGAACGAGAGGTTGGAATTGGGGTTCGCGTCGGAGATCCAATTCCTAACAGTCCGGCTACTGCCGCTCAACAGGATCGGCTGCTTCGCCTGGAAGTTGATGGTGATGAAAATCCCCGAGAGTTAGGTTTGGATGGCTATTGGGAGCGACGAGCCTGGCGGGAAGGATTACGCATCATTGTTGGGCAACGACTGGAACTCGGGAATGATCCCTTTGAAAGTCCCACAACGATTGACAACAATAGCGAAATTCCCCAATTGGTTGATGACGATAAGTTAACGAATAACCGCGAACATGAATCTCTGCAACGTCGCAGTCTCCGGGATAACCTCGCTGCGGTGCAGACCACTGCTCTGTACCATTGGAGTGAGGGGAATGGAAACCCAGACCAGGCTCCTACAGCCGCTTTGGTGAGTACCGTGCATCCTGGTACGGCCGAAACCCTGAGGCGGGCTGCTATTTTTGACCAGCCCCGCACAACTTTTGGGCTGAGCGGAGACTACAGTGGTCTGTTTGGCAACAGCTTTGGTGATGACGACGACGAAAAGTTATTGGACTTCTTCACTGGACGGGGAACCAACGGTTGGGAATTAGACCTGAGCCGATTGGATTTGGCGAACCCGGTGTTGAATCGGGCCCTGGCAAATCTGGCTAACTTTGCTGGAGATCCTGATGGCGCCTTTCCTCCCTTACAAGAGAATGGTGCAATTCATCCCGACCCAGCCCGGACCCAGTGGGGCAACTTCTCTAACCTGCGTCGCACCCTGCTCGATGAAGACCTAGGCAGTTTGGCTGACAACTCCAATGTTCATACAGCTGCTATTACCCTAGGGGCTTTAGCCTATAACCTTAGTTATCTCGATGGTTTGAACTATGCTTCCCTTGACGGTAACCAACTCACTGCTTTGGCGGAACGCTTAGAACAACTGCGTGACGGCGATTCCAGTAATGGTGAAGTCTTATTCTTCCCCAACGAAGATCTCGATGGGTTTGATGACTATGACTACCTTGGTGACATTTCAATTGATGAGGACTTCTATGGCAATGCAAGCTTGATTGTCGTCAACGATAACGGGAAAGCAATTACCCGCATGACCCCCAGTCCAGAGGCCTATATTGAAGCTTTGCAATATACCGAGGGCAATGATGAGGAAACGGAAGACCTGCAAGAATTGGCACGGTTGATTTACCTTAAAGAGCAAGTCAAGCGCGATCGACTCTTTGGTTTTCTCCCCTCACCTACTGATGACGAGAACTATCAAGCTGATTCATCATTTGAGGTGAACGGGTTTGACGATTTAGAGTTTCCGGTCGATGATAATGATGTCTTGGAGCTGACAGCCGATGTCTGTGGAGAAAATACCCCCCTAGGTGACTGTCTAGAGGTGGTTGATATTAATGACAGTACTGAAGGGGAAGAAACGGTTACTGTGAGTTTCCTTACCGGCTGGGCGATCGGACAAGAGGAAGAGTATGAAATTGATTCAGATGGAACTCTGACCATCCCACTCAGCCTAGGATGCAATGTAGAGGAAAATGACTTTTTTGGACTGGGAGACAGTCCTGAGGGCGTCTCCCTAGCGAATCGTCTGTGTGGAGCAACACCTAAGTTCCCTTCCCTCTACTACATTTTCCCGGAGAATGACTCCGTCGGGATCGGAGAGCAACCGGAGTCCGAAAATGATATTCCCGATGATTGGGTCACCTCAGAAAATCGAGGCCTCATGGATCTCGGCGCCGATTTGAATAATGATGGTGCCGAGGGGGATGCCAATGATGAAATTTGGTACACCAGCGAAGTTAACGACCTGCCTAATCCCAATGCGTTCAGCAGCGCTGACTTGGCAAGTATGGCTCTGAAACCTTTCCCTGAGGTCGTTAATTTTGTGTTGCCCCATGAACAGGATGTCAATGATTGTGGCAACGATGACAATGGTCCGAACCCCAACTGTCAGGAGTTCAACCTAGTCTTTGACGGAGAGGACTACCATCGTGTTGCGGTCAAGGATACGGCCTTTTTTATGGGACGGGACAAAATGAACACCCGGGCCCTAAACCTGGATATGCAACTGTTGACCGATAATAATCAGCTCATCAACGGGGATACTTGGCTTCCGGGTGGCGATGATAGTCAGGTGGTTCAACGGGATGGCGGGCTGGTGTACGCCTTCCGTGAGGACAGCATTCGCGAGGATGCCGTCCAACGCTCACCTGGTGGCAGTTGTACAACGGCAGGCGACATCGGCAACGGTTGTAATACCGATGTGATTTCCGCTAGAGATCCCCAAGTTAACCCCAATAATGGTATTAGCCCTAAAGCCGTTAACTTCATCCCAGATCCAGACCGTCGGCTTCATGGCTTCCGAGTCATCAATGGTCGCGACATCTCCCGTCCGACCCAGGGAACTGTGCCATTTGGACTGAGCTTTGTTTCTGATAACCCCGCTTTTGTTCAAGGGGACTTCAACTGTCACAAGGCACTGGGATCCAACAACTGTGACACGGTAATTGAGGAGTTCACGAGCCGCCTTTCGGAGAATCCTGATTGGGGTGAAGATCAGTTTTACACCGCTCGTCGTAACATCAGCAATCGCAACAATAATTTTGCGGATCCTGTAGCCGATAGTTGGCGTTACAGTGAGTTCCTCGTGGATGCTTTTGGCATTCTCTCGGAAAACTTCTGTGATGGTAGCGTTGAGGACGCCTTTGTGGTGGTTCCGACGACGGGGAATACCCATCTCTATACCAATCAGCTAACCAACTCCTTGGGACTGCTAGGACGTGGGGGAGCCGTGAACCAAAATAATGGACGATTGGACCGGGTTTACGGCTGCCACCACAACGGAAGTCGCCGTTTCACGTCCTACTCTGGCTTCCTACGACCTAACAGTAATAGTCAACTGGATGAGGTGGACGATAATGTGGTCTGGCTTCGGGAGAATCCGGCAGATCTGGGTTCCCCAATCCGCATTGCCTCCAGTGGAAATCCCCAATCTTTCTTAGAAGATTTTGGAGATATGGATGAGGGTCAATATGATGGTGGTTATTTTGATCGGACTAATCGGGATTTATTGGTTGAGGCCCCAAGAGAGCAACGGGTGAATACCATGATGATCAGTGGTATTACCCCTTCGCGAGCCAGACAGTCCTATGGCGGTCTTCATAACTTCCCCCGCTTTAACGAAGAGTGGCGCGATCGCAACCTTTGGATTTCAGGGTCATTCCTGCAACTGAGCTTCAGTAACTATGCCACAGGTCCCTATGACCAAGATGCTTGGGAGCCGGGAGACGACCCCCTTGACCCTGAGTTCATCGGTTACTATGGTGCACCGGAACGGCTTTGGGGGTATGATGTCGCGCTGCAATTGTCCCGGGTTGGTCCAGTATCAGCTCGTCAAACCCGCATTGATAGCCCCCGTAGTGAGTTTTACCGCGAACCCAATGCCGATGATCCCTATATCAGGAATCTGCGCTGTGCCACCGATAGCAGTGGGGAACAGATTGACCCACGGGTAACGAACTGTCCCTAG
- a CDS encoding prepilin-type N-terminal cleavage/methylation domain-containing protein: MKTMKFNRVLWNYLVPSLRANHLPGKKRHNGGFTLTEILVSVVIAAIIMSGLMTLMVELLTSDARETARTETQREIQMALEYISADIREAVFVYDGNCLDGETDACEGGLFNSINVPNNSVPVLAFWKLEDLPDAVLNGPCAANQPPNNIPCLSRRTYSLIIYYLTTNEGSNTWSGMARLQRAAYRQFDSTGGINGDYVSPMDMSFETWPGPDAGNVTIPSPVTLVDFVEERSMMDLAGEGLSQINVAEIQVDCPPGYNLTPSDKTLSDHNFDGVRNFYACILDEVGRRSQQRSAGGTQPDTAFNQRVILFLRGNAAGKPGIRSANEGFMPAIQTQVLNRSVRQKSPRRF, encoded by the coding sequence ATGAAAACCATGAAATTCAACCGTGTCCTTTGGAATTATCTTGTTCCCAGCCTGCGAGCGAACCATCTCCCTGGTAAGAAACGTCATAACGGCGGCTTCACCTTAACTGAGATCCTCGTTTCTGTGGTCATTGCCGCCATCATCATGTCTGGCTTAATGACCCTAATGGTGGAATTGCTGACCTCGGATGCCCGTGAGACAGCAAGGACTGAGACCCAGCGAGAAATACAAATGGCGTTGGAGTACATCAGTGCCGATATCCGTGAGGCTGTTTTTGTCTATGATGGAAATTGTTTGGACGGGGAAACTGATGCGTGTGAGGGAGGTCTGTTCAATTCTATTAACGTACCAAATAATAGTGTCCCTGTTTTAGCCTTTTGGAAGTTAGAAGATTTACCTGATGCCGTCTTGAATGGACCATGTGCAGCGAACCAACCCCCGAATAACATTCCCTGTTTATCAAGACGAACCTATAGTTTAATTATTTATTATTTGACCACAAATGAGGGATCTAACACTTGGTCGGGAATGGCCCGTTTACAACGAGCTGCCTATCGACAGTTCGATAGCACGGGTGGGATTAATGGTGACTATGTTAGCCCTATGGACATGTCTTTTGAAACTTGGCCTGGCCCTGATGCAGGAAACGTCACGATTCCGTCCCCGGTTACTTTGGTAGATTTTGTCGAGGAGCGTTCGATGATGGACTTAGCAGGTGAGGGACTGAGCCAGATTAATGTTGCTGAAATTCAAGTGGACTGTCCCCCAGGATATAACCTCACCCCTAGTGATAAGACCCTAAGCGATCATAATTTCGATGGTGTTAGGAATTTTTATGCCTGTATTTTGGATGAGGTAGGGCGACGCAGTCAACAGCGTTCTGCCGGGGGTACACAACCCGATACAGCTTTCAACCAACGGGTCATTTTGTTCCTGCGTGGTAATGCTGCTGGTAAGCCGGGAATCCGAAGTGCCAATGAAGGGTTTATGCCTGCCATTCAAACCCAGGTTCTCAACCGCAGTGTTCGCCAGAAAAGTCCACGACGTTTCTAA
- the ggpS gene encoding glucosylglycerol-phosphate synthase, translating to MKSSLVILYHREPYDEVVDENGVTRYVDKKSPNGIVPTLKGFFDNVDKGTWIAWKQVTSKQRNKFQERVEIEGSNYDVARIPLSADEVKHFYHITSKEAFWPILHSFPYHFTYESSDWENFKAINKKFAEAACAEAAEDALIWVHDYNLWLAPKYIRELKPDARIAFFHHTPFPSVDIFNILPWREAIIDSLLSCDVVGFHIPRYSENFVNVARSLFEVDVVTREAIPEHITPTGTALAEPEMVTQLSYKGQLVNVDAFPVGTNPEHILNTLAKPETQQRIEEIKEELQGRTLAIAAGRVDYVKGNRELLECYGRLLERRPDLHGKINLVMTCVQAAAGMRVYRTAQQQIEQLAGKINGRYARLGWTPILLFTQPIPFTDLIAYYKAADICWTTPLRDGLNLVAKEYVVAHEGNDGALILSEFVGAAVEMPEAIQTNPYSMDRMDEAIDRALSLSEEEKAERMAQMYQTVTQYDVKHWADRLLDIFQKTEHQTLGEKKPVTA from the coding sequence CCTACGATGAGGTGGTAGATGAAAATGGGGTCACACGGTACGTCGACAAGAAAAGCCCCAATGGGATCGTTCCCACCCTCAAAGGATTCTTCGACAATGTAGACAAGGGAACCTGGATTGCTTGGAAGCAAGTCACCTCCAAACAGCGCAACAAATTCCAGGAGCGAGTAGAAATTGAGGGGAGCAACTACGATGTAGCTCGGATTCCCCTCTCAGCGGATGAAGTTAAGCACTTCTATCACATCACCAGTAAGGAAGCCTTCTGGCCGATTCTGCACTCGTTCCCCTATCACTTCACCTACGAGTCCTCAGATTGGGAAAACTTCAAGGCGATTAACAAGAAGTTCGCCGAAGCGGCCTGTGCTGAGGCTGCCGAAGATGCTCTAATTTGGGTGCATGACTATAATCTCTGGTTAGCCCCCAAATATATTCGGGAACTGAAACCTGATGCCCGCATTGCCTTCTTCCACCATACTCCCTTCCCCTCGGTGGATATCTTCAACATTCTGCCCTGGCGCGAAGCCATCATCGACAGTCTCCTCTCCTGTGATGTGGTGGGTTTCCATATCCCCCGTTACTCCGAGAACTTCGTCAATGTGGCCCGCAGCCTGTTTGAAGTGGATGTAGTCACCAGAGAAGCGATCCCCGAGCATATCACCCCCACGGGAACCGCTCTGGCGGAACCGGAGATGGTGACCCAGTTGAGCTATAAAGGGCAACTGGTGAACGTGGATGCCTTCCCGGTAGGAACGAATCCTGAGCATATCCTCAACACCCTAGCCAAGCCGGAAACTCAACAGCGGATTGAGGAAATCAAAGAAGAACTGCAAGGCCGCACGTTGGCGATCGCCGCTGGGCGGGTGGACTATGTGAAGGGGAACCGGGAACTGCTCGAATGCTATGGTCGCCTGCTGGAGCGCCGCCCGGATTTACATGGCAAAATCAATTTAGTGATGACCTGTGTGCAAGCGGCTGCCGGAATGCGCGTCTATCGAACGGCACAGCAGCAGATTGAGCAACTGGCAGGGAAAATCAATGGACGTTATGCTCGATTAGGATGGACTCCCATTCTGCTGTTCACTCAGCCGATTCCGTTCACGGACTTGATTGCCTACTACAAAGCGGCTGATATCTGTTGGACCACTCCCTTACGGGATGGGTTGAACTTGGTGGCTAAGGAGTATGTAGTCGCCCATGAGGGGAATGATGGCGCCTTGATTCTATCGGAGTTTGTCGGGGCGGCGGTGGAAATGCCTGAAGCGATTCAGACGAACCCCTACTCGATGGACCGGATGGATGAGGCCATTGACCGGGCTTTGAGCCTGTCAGAGGAGGAAAAAGCTGAGCGCATGGCTCAGATGTACCAAACGGTCACTCAGTATGATGTGAAACATTGGGCGGATCGTTTGTTAGATATCTTCCAGAAGACGGAGCATCAAACCCTGGGTGAGAAGAAACCGGTCACGGCCTAG